From SAR324 cluster bacterium, a single genomic window includes:
- a CDS encoding glycosyltransferase family 2 protein, translating to MTKIPSISVVCPTFNSEAYIENTLESILKQHLPPYEVIVSDDGSSDETIQKLKHIQQKFEQKSICFKIIENAHRGAGATRNSGVFAAQGEWIAFADADDPWKPEKLSVVSQAIQASPDTNFFLHWMEYLRLNGEVVLIPNGNKYNSDRPLPMQIYRRNFLPTPAVVCKKDLIVQVGGFDEDPAMIMEDYDLWLRMSPFVRLTVIKQALVTVVERRDSISARHYWHRYVPTMKVLLRHWEKGGLVLLAYRSLRTTINKQWHRALLMKLRKQQGHTHWNS from the coding sequence TGAAAACACGCTTGAATCCATTTTGAAACAACATTTACCTCCATATGAGGTTATTGTTTCAGATGATGGTTCTTCAGACGAAACCATTCAGAAGTTGAAACATATCCAGCAGAAATTTGAACAAAAAAGTATTTGTTTTAAAATTATAGAAAACGCTCATCGCGGAGCCGGCGCAACACGTAATTCCGGTGTTTTTGCTGCACAAGGAGAATGGATTGCATTTGCGGATGCCGATGATCCATGGAAACCCGAAAAACTGAGTGTTGTCTCACAGGCAATCCAGGCTTCACCTGATACTAATTTCTTTTTGCACTGGATGGAGTATTTACGTTTGAATGGAGAAGTTGTCCTTATACCTAACGGAAATAAATATAATTCCGATCGGCCATTACCCATGCAAATTTATCGTCGTAATTTTTTACCAACACCGGCTGTGGTATGTAAGAAAGATCTGATCGTTCAGGTGGGAGGCTTTGATGAAGATCCTGCTATGATTATGGAAGACTATGATTTATGGCTAAGAATGTCTCCCTTTGTCAGATTGACTGTGATCAAACAAGCCTTGGTTACGGTAGTCGAACGAAGAGATAGCATCAGTGCGAGGCATTATTGGCACCGGTATGTTCCAACCATGAAAGTATTACTTCGGCATTGGGAAAAAGGTGGGTTGGTTCTGCTTGCTTACAGATCATTACGAACAACCATCAATAAACAATGGCATCGTGCCCTGCTCATGAAATTAAGAAAACAGCAGGGACACACTCACTGGAATTCATGA
- a CDS encoding O-antigen ligase family protein, producing the protein MNIFKIAQTHFWIDCLKSNWLSWIIFYVFLLHVWIGLEHESFLFSTPLYVNEILSFCGVLTLIQNWTVFSGRSDLLSKSVMFLAGYGLLYSLYSGLFLQEDWYGFLRTLPVWYSIFGFFLGCSLWNVYLRFKDRLSSMISWSLALLSLFSGVSRTTPVYILIVKSLRSYDVSILLLLYLISGDSTGKMVFLSYLIFILLRASFIRLLYPPAILIVILCGFLFLNWSYHEFNRFYSSGKIHDTWVEAGNYGIISEKLGVSDNNAIWRLMFWSYAWEHHISENPVFGIGFGTPLFGKAQETWFIWYTNENNKDLYFPYTLGVHNSFIFLLIRLGLIGFVPLLFINFWLYRVFIEHPLFLKNREINVLFIGFIFMTVNAMFNVILESPRYAGIYWAILGLLYQSIQHYYPKKVYKLYPSSTYVSII; encoded by the coding sequence ATGAACATATTCAAAATAGCCCAAACACATTTTTGGATAGATTGTCTCAAAAGTAATTGGTTGAGCTGGATCATTTTCTATGTTTTTCTATTGCATGTATGGATCGGCCTGGAACATGAGTCTTTCTTGTTTTCAACGCCTCTTTATGTCAATGAAATTCTCAGTTTTTGCGGGGTGTTGACACTGATACAAAACTGGACTGTTTTTTCTGGTCGTAGCGACTTGCTCAGCAAGTCAGTAATGTTTTTAGCAGGCTATGGCCTGCTCTATTCGCTTTATTCTGGTCTTTTTTTGCAAGAAGACTGGTATGGCTTCTTAAGAACCCTGCCAGTATGGTATTCCATCTTTGGATTTTTTCTGGGTTGTAGTTTGTGGAATGTCTATCTTCGATTCAAAGACCGCCTCTCTTCTATGATATCATGGAGTTTGGCACTACTCTCCTTGTTCTCAGGTGTTTCCAGAACCACTCCTGTTTATATTCTAATAGTAAAAAGTCTCAGGTCATATGATGTGAGTATTCTGCTCTTGCTGTATTTAATCAGTGGAGATTCAACCGGTAAAATGGTGTTTTTAAGCTATTTAATATTTATTTTGTTAAGGGCATCGTTTATTCGCTTATTATATCCACCTGCTATATTGATTGTGATCTTGTGTGGTTTCTTGTTTTTGAATTGGAGCTATCATGAATTCAATCGTTTTTATTCTAGTGGAAAAATACATGATACATGGGTCGAGGCTGGAAATTATGGGATTATCTCTGAAAAACTGGGGGTTTCAGATAATAATGCCATATGGCGTCTGATGTTTTGGAGTTATGCATGGGAACATCACATTTCTGAGAATCCAGTGTTTGGAATTGGCTTTGGAACCCCTTTATTTGGCAAAGCTCAGGAAACATGGTTTATCTGGTACACCAATGAAAACAACAAAGATTTGTATTTTCCTTACACATTGGGTGTGCATAATTCTTTCATTTTTTTATTGATTCGTTTGGGGTTAATCGGGTTTGTTCCTCTCCTCTTTATCAATTTCTGGTTGTATCGTGTCTTTATAGAACATCCTCTCTTTCTAAAAAATCGAGAAATTAATGTACTGTTCATTGGATTTATATTCATGACCGTAAATGCGATGTTCAATGTTATCCTGGAATCCCCCCGCTATGCGGGAATCTACTGGGCTATTTTAGGTCTATTGTATCAAAGCATCCAACATTATTACCCCAAAAAAGTATACAAACTGTATCCATCATCCACTTATGTTTCAATCATCTGA
- a CDS encoding glycosyltransferase family 4 protein — protein sequence MFQSSERSLILFIFQLPPPVHGVAMVNQRIQNSAIINETFQCEYINLTGANSINDIDRFQPDKVIKGFRVYWQTLKALVLSSVHLVYITPSPKGFSFYRDVLLILMIKIFRKKIVLHLHGQGMISFAKHWQRWLCEVIFRKTHVIHLSDRLFEDICFVRSTYVRHTLANGIPDYYKDHQYDGENKLRILFLAALMESKGPLTLLKAVNILKEKVQANLEIWLVGNMWKESFQQTLIDYVKEHQLGQVVHFLGPKFDEDKWAIFSKADLYVLPTEQECFPLTILEAMQFELPVISTFEGAIPEIIDDGQTGFLVPAKNPEALAKKISLFLENPDLLKTMGVAGRKKFLENYTLEKFETRLRDMLSEILSS from the coding sequence ATGTTTCAATCATCTGAACGATCCTTAATTCTGTTTATTTTCCAACTCCCTCCGCCAGTGCATGGCGTTGCGATGGTTAATCAGAGAATTCAGAACAGCGCAATCATTAACGAAACATTTCAATGTGAATATATTAATTTAACTGGCGCAAATTCTATCAATGATATTGACCGGTTTCAACCTGACAAGGTTATCAAGGGATTCCGCGTTTATTGGCAAACCCTAAAAGCACTGGTGTTATCTTCAGTCCACTTGGTCTATATTACCCCCTCGCCTAAAGGTTTTTCATTTTATCGGGACGTTCTTCTAATCCTGATGATTAAAATATTTCGTAAAAAAATTGTGCTTCACCTACATGGGCAGGGAATGATCTCATTTGCCAAACATTGGCAACGATGGTTATGTGAAGTGATATTCAGGAAGACCCACGTTATCCATCTCAGTGACCGATTGTTTGAGGATATCTGTTTTGTCCGCTCCACCTATGTCAGGCATACACTAGCCAATGGTATTCCCGATTATTATAAGGATCATCAATATGATGGCGAGAATAAACTGAGAATTTTATTTTTGGCTGCGCTGATGGAAAGCAAGGGGCCTCTGACCCTATTAAAAGCTGTGAACATTTTAAAGGAAAAGGTTCAGGCAAACCTTGAAATCTGGCTCGTCGGCAATATGTGGAAAGAATCCTTTCAGCAAACGTTGATCGATTATGTTAAGGAACATCAACTTGGACAGGTTGTCCATTTTCTGGGCCCGAAGTTTGACGAAGATAAATGGGCTATTTTTTCAAAAGCTGATCTATATGTTCTTCCAACCGAACAAGAGTGTTTTCCTCTCACTATCCTGGAAGCTATGCAATTTGAACTTCCTGTGATTTCCACCTTTGAAGGAGCCATCCCTGAAATCATAGATGACGGACAAACCGGATTTCTGGTTCCAGCTAAAAATCCTGAAGCATTGGCGAAAAAAATTAGTCTGTTTCTTGAAAATCCCGATCTTTTAAAAACAATGGGGGTGGCTGGGCGAAAGAAATTTCTTGAAAACTACACGCTGGAAAAGTTTGAAACTCGTCTCAGAGATATGCTATCAGAAATCCTTTCATCATGA
- a CDS encoding bi-domain-containing oxidoreductase — protein sequence MKQIMQNYKTGTLSVEDVPAPGVKNGHVLVQTQFSLISAGTEKTKVDTARMNLLQKAKARPDQVEQVLTNLHQEGVIPTVKKVFNKLDTPVSLGYSSMGKILAVGAGVEHLKVGDRVACAGEGYAAHAEIVCTPAAMCNLVPDNVPGEHASFGAVGAIALQAVRLAQIELGYRVGVIGLGLIGQLVSQMAKNAGALVLGIDLDESKFELAKLHGIHAVAHVLNDPVSEIALGCSHGIGLDVVIITASGNEEQTLQLAGQLCREKAKVVLLGAGDIQAPRNDYYHKELTVVVSRAFGPGSYDPAYIQGHDYPPGYSRWTVRRNMETFLDLIGLGQISLEGILSHQFPLEEAPAVYDMINQQTEKFVGIVFRYAEQISSSRVVTNPTSVKRSSLAKINVGFIGAGSFAQNYLIPYLGGLSAVHLLGVATATGISSKNTMRKFGFQYSSTDANEILKDTEINTVFIATRHNLHAQYVIDALKAGKHVFVEKPLAVNEQELIQIAEVLKHSSSQLMVGYNRRFAPLVQKLKDFFQHRQSPLVIQYRVNAGSIKNDHWIFSEEGGGRIIGEMCHFIDLFQFLTDAVPVEVSAYSSKPVHTELPIELDDNVSSIIRFSDGSTASLVYTSKGDLSYSRERLEVYSDGSIGVIDNFKKLQLVRKGKTQSSSLISREMGIRQEMEAYVKHLSTSSSQFLIPFAELYYTTLCTLKIIESLKTGQSQRLEIPATLTNNEV from the coding sequence ATGAAACAAATCATGCAAAATTATAAGACTGGAACATTGAGTGTTGAGGACGTTCCCGCGCCAGGAGTGAAAAATGGCCATGTTCTGGTACAGACTCAATTTTCCTTGATAAGTGCGGGGACTGAGAAAACCAAAGTTGATACAGCCAGAATGAATCTGTTGCAAAAAGCCAAAGCACGTCCAGATCAGGTCGAGCAAGTGCTGACCAACCTGCATCAGGAAGGCGTGATTCCAACTGTTAAAAAAGTTTTCAACAAACTCGATACTCCTGTTTCTCTTGGATACAGTTCTATGGGTAAAATACTGGCTGTTGGAGCTGGTGTGGAGCATCTGAAAGTGGGAGATCGTGTGGCTTGCGCTGGTGAAGGATATGCGGCTCACGCGGAGATTGTTTGTACCCCTGCTGCTATGTGTAACCTTGTTCCAGATAATGTTCCCGGAGAACATGCCTCCTTTGGCGCCGTGGGAGCTATTGCATTGCAAGCGGTTCGATTGGCTCAGATTGAACTTGGATATCGGGTTGGTGTGATCGGGTTGGGACTGATTGGGCAATTAGTCAGTCAAATGGCTAAAAACGCGGGTGCTCTGGTTTTGGGAATTGATCTGGATGAAAGTAAGTTTGAACTGGCTAAACTGCACGGCATTCATGCGGTCGCGCATGTGTTGAATGATCCTGTGTCAGAGATTGCTCTCGGTTGTTCACATGGAATTGGCCTGGATGTCGTGATTATTACGGCTTCAGGTAATGAGGAGCAAACCTTACAACTGGCAGGGCAATTATGCCGTGAAAAGGCCAAAGTGGTTCTGTTGGGGGCTGGAGATATTCAGGCGCCCAGAAATGATTACTACCACAAAGAATTGACGGTCGTCGTATCCAGAGCGTTTGGTCCAGGAAGTTACGATCCCGCTTACATACAGGGACATGATTATCCTCCGGGATATTCACGATGGACGGTGAGACGTAACATGGAAACATTTCTGGACTTGATTGGCCTTGGACAAATTTCGCTGGAGGGTATTTTATCTCATCAATTCCCTTTGGAAGAGGCTCCAGCGGTTTATGACATGATTAACCAGCAGACTGAAAAGTTTGTAGGAATTGTTTTTCGTTATGCAGAACAGATTTCCTCAAGCCGTGTTGTTACGAATCCAACATCAGTCAAACGATCTTCTCTGGCAAAAATTAATGTCGGATTCATTGGTGCTGGAAGTTTTGCCCAGAATTATTTGATCCCTTATCTCGGTGGTTTGTCTGCCGTTCATTTGCTGGGAGTTGCTACAGCGACCGGAATTAGCTCAAAAAATACAATGAGAAAGTTTGGATTCCAGTACAGTTCAACAGATGCAAATGAAATCCTGAAAGATACCGAGATCAATACGGTTTTTATTGCGACACGCCATAATTTACATGCTCAATATGTGATTGACGCCCTCAAGGCGGGTAAACATGTTTTTGTGGAAAAACCGCTGGCTGTAAATGAACAGGAACTAATACAAATCGCTGAAGTCCTGAAACATTCATCGTCCCAACTCATGGTTGGCTATAACAGAAGATTTGCGCCATTAGTGCAGAAACTAAAAGATTTTTTTCAACACAGACAATCGCCCTTGGTGATCCAATACCGAGTCAATGCGGGGTCTATCAAAAATGATCACTGGATATTCAGTGAAGAAGGTGGTGGGCGTATTATTGGAGAAATGTGTCATTTTATTGATTTATTTCAGTTTCTGACAGATGCAGTTCCTGTTGAAGTGTCTGCTTATTCATCCAAACCTGTTCACACAGAGTTACCCATTGAATTGGATGATAACGTATCCAGCATCATTCGTTTTAGTGATGGATCAACGGCATCGTTGGTCTATACATCCAAAGGTGACTTATCTTATTCCAGAGAACGCCTGGAAGTTTATAGTGATGGATCCATTGGCGTAATTGATAATTTTAAAAAACTTCAACTGGTTCGCAAAGGGAAAACCCAATCCTCCTCATTGATTTCAAGGGAAATGGGAATTAGACAGGAAATGGAAGCCTATGTGAAACATCTCTCAACTTCCAGTTCACAGTTTCTGATTCCATTTGCAGAGTTATATTACACCACACTTTGTACATTAAAAATAATAGAATCTTTGAAGACCGGGCAATCACAACGATTGGAGATACCCGCAACGCTGACAAATAATGAGGTTTGA